A part of Desulfobacter sp. genomic DNA contains:
- the asnB gene encoding asparagine synthase (glutamine-hydrolyzing), translating into MCGIAGILDLTQGVADEVILTRMTRTLAHRGPDGQGIFTDGGLGLGHRRLAVIDLSPAGAQPMSDSNGRYTIAYNGEVYNYLELRRELETLGRTFRSQTDTEVLLQAYAQWGQDCVGRFNGMFALAIWDAVDKTLFLARDRYGIKPLYYTFFKGKLLFASEQKAILQYPGFQRKVDLEALVEYFTFQNIFTDRTLMRGIHMFPPGSCCLVGREASPGGPLQFLRFWDYHFREPEKPLSKNQYVEHLNHLLSQAVKRQLRSDTELGAYLSGGMDSGSITAIAARELPYIKSFTCGFDLNSASGMELAFDERQLAEYMSYRFGTEHYEMVLKAGDMERIMPELVCHVEEPRVGQCYPNYYVARLAGKFVKVVLAGTGADELFAGYPWRYYRAARNGDFESYVDKYYRYWQRLIPNRSIHKVFQPVWKDVSHVWTRDIFHDVFNGCDKPPKSPEDYINYSLYFEAKTFLHGLLVIEDKMSMAHGLETRVPFLDNDLVDFAMQIPVGMKLGNLSEVIRLNENEPGNKTKKYFNKTRDGKLILREAASEFLPERITRNIKQGFSAPDASWFKGESMDYVKAVVFNSRAAIYEFLDRKTVQDLVTEHLNGKVNRRLLIWSLLNVEGFLRTFIDTSFEPVGNLDA; encoded by the coding sequence GATCTAACCCAGGGTGTCGCCGATGAGGTCATCCTGACCCGAATGACCCGGACCCTTGCCCACAGGGGGCCGGACGGACAGGGGATTTTTACTGACGGCGGCCTGGGCCTGGGCCACAGGCGCCTTGCGGTGATTGACCTGAGCCCGGCAGGCGCCCAGCCCATGTCCGATTCCAATGGGCGGTACACCATTGCTTATAATGGAGAGGTGTATAACTATCTTGAACTTCGCAGGGAACTGGAAACCCTGGGACGTACATTCAGGTCTCAGACAGACACCGAAGTTCTCCTGCAGGCCTATGCCCAATGGGGTCAGGATTGTGTGGGACGTTTCAACGGGATGTTCGCCCTGGCCATCTGGGATGCAGTAGACAAAACCCTTTTTCTGGCCAGGGACCGTTATGGGATAAAGCCCTTGTACTACACTTTTTTCAAGGGGAAATTGCTCTTTGCATCGGAGCAGAAAGCCATATTACAATATCCGGGGTTTCAACGGAAGGTGGACCTTGAGGCCCTGGTGGAGTATTTTACGTTCCAGAATATCTTTACCGACCGGACCCTGATGCGGGGCATCCATATGTTTCCTCCGGGGAGTTGCTGTCTGGTGGGCAGGGAGGCTTCACCGGGAGGGCCGTTGCAATTCCTCCGCTTTTGGGACTATCATTTCCGGGAGCCGGAAAAGCCGCTTTCAAAAAACCAATATGTCGAGCACCTCAACCATCTGCTTTCCCAGGCGGTTAAACGTCAGCTTAGAAGTGATACTGAACTGGGGGCATACCTGAGCGGCGGCATGGATTCGGGCTCAATCACTGCCATTGCTGCACGGGAACTACCCTATATCAAATCGTTTACCTGCGGATTCGACCTGAATTCGGCCTCGGGCATGGAGTTGGCATTTGACGAAAGGCAACTTGCCGAGTACATGTCCTATCGTTTCGGTACCGAGCACTATGAGATGGTGCTCAAGGCCGGGGACATGGAGCGGATTATGCCGGAACTGGTTTGCCATGTAGAAGAACCGAGGGTCGGTCAGTGTTATCCCAATTATTATGTGGCCCGGCTGGCCGGCAAATTTGTCAAGGTGGTTTTGGCCGGCACCGGTGCCGATGAGCTCTTTGCAGGATATCCATGGCGATACTACCGGGCAGCCAGAAACGGCGATTTTGAAAGCTATGTTGATAAATATTACCGGTACTGGCAGCGATTAATCCCAAACAGGTCTATCCATAAAGTATTTCAACCCGTTTGGAAAGATGTCTCCCATGTCTGGACCCGGGATATCTTCCATGATGTGTTTAACGGATGCGACAAGCCGCCCAAGTCCCCTGAAGACTATATTAATTACTCCCTATATTTTGAAGCAAAAACATTTCTCCACGGCCTTCTGGTCATTGAAGACAAGATGAGTATGGCCCATGGACTGGAAACCCGGGTGCCCTTTTTGGACAATGACCTGGTGGATTTCGCCATGCAGATCCCGGTGGGGATGAAACTGGGAAACCTTTCCGAAGTCATCCGGCTCAATGAAAATGAACCCGGCAACAAGACAAAAAAATATTTCAATAAAACACGGGACGGGAAACTGATCCTAAGGGAGGCGGCTTCAGAATTCTTACCGGAACGGATCACCAGGAACATCAAACAGGGCTTTTCAGCACCGGATGCCAGCTGGTTCAAGGGCGAAAGCATGGATTATGTGAAGGCAGTTGTATTCAACAGCCGGGCGGCCATCTATGAATTTCTGGACCGGAAAACAGTTCAGGACCTGGTGACGGAGCATCTCAACGGAAAGGTCAACAGGCGTTTGCTTATCTGGTCATTGTTGAATGTTGAAGGTTTTTTAAGAACTTTCATTGATACGTCTTTTGAACCTGTGGGGAATCTGGATGCCTGA